In one window of Thermus oshimai DSM 12092 DNA:
- a CDS encoding acylphosphatase → MPRLVALVRGRVQGVGYRAFVQRKALELGLSGYAENLPDGRVEVVAEGPKEDLEALLHHLKQGPRLARVEEVEVQWSEETGLKGFYVY, encoded by the coding sequence ATGCCGCGCCTGGTGGCCTTGGTCAGGGGAAGGGTGCAGGGGGTGGGGTACCGGGCCTTCGTGCAAAGGAAGGCCCTGGAGCTCGGGCTTTCCGGCTACGCGGAAAACCTTCCGGATGGGCGGGTGGAGGTGGTGGCGGAAGGCCCCAAGGAGGACCTGGAAGCCCTCCTCCACCACCTGAAACAGGGCCCAAGGCTGGCCCGGGTGGAGGAGGTGGAGGTGCAGTGGTCGGAGGAGACGGGCCTGAAGGGGTTCTACGTGTACTGA